A genomic segment from Blastococcus sp. PRF04-17 encodes:
- a CDS encoding winged helix-turn-helix domain-containing protein translates to MTETQQGQAQHDADRQHRIARRPDPLPARSWTLLTHHARLLLAVAERPDARVQDLASVVGVTPRAALTLLRDLEDANLLHRVRVGRRNRYTIHPDARVGSEVCDVRTVRQFLAAFSSEET, encoded by the coding sequence ATGACGGAGACCCAGCAAGGGCAGGCCCAGCACGATGCCGATCGACAACACAGGATCGCGCGCCGACCGGACCCCCTGCCGGCTCGGTCATGGACCTTGTTGACGCATCACGCGCGCCTACTGCTGGCCGTGGCCGAGCGGCCGGACGCGCGCGTCCAGGATCTGGCGAGCGTCGTGGGGGTGACGCCTCGCGCTGCCCTCACCTTGCTCCGAGACCTCGAGGACGCCAACCTTCTTCACCGCGTGCGGGTGGGTCGCCGGAACCGCTACACCATCCACCCCGACGCTCGAGTAGGGAGCGAGGTGTGCGATGTGCGCACCGTGCGCCAGTTCCTGGCGGCGTTCAGCAGCGAGGAGACGTAG
- a CDS encoding V-type ATP synthase subunit D — MDAPSATRSELLARRRRANLAVQGRDLLQDKRTALVRAFQARSTSLLQRLEELARDAAQAHRRLDRARAELGTAAVESASFAAAGRIGVRLTDSAVAGVVVVDAEHAEVRRAPGARGYETTLVDPHVDAAADAFEEEVDALLDLAALELTVRRLAEEIARTTRQVNGLEHVVIPRLRGEARRIALALDEREREEIARLKRARTQARRRTQARSRSSR; from the coding sequence GTGGACGCACCGAGTGCCACCCGCAGCGAGCTGCTGGCCCGCCGCCGTCGGGCCAACCTGGCCGTCCAGGGCCGTGACCTACTGCAGGACAAGCGCACGGCGCTCGTCCGCGCTTTCCAGGCCCGCAGCACGTCGCTGCTGCAGCGCCTGGAGGAGCTGGCCCGCGATGCCGCGCAGGCGCACCGCCGGCTCGACCGGGCACGCGCCGAACTCGGGACTGCGGCCGTCGAGTCGGCGTCCTTCGCGGCGGCCGGTCGAATCGGGGTGCGGCTGACCGACTCCGCCGTCGCCGGCGTCGTGGTCGTCGATGCCGAGCACGCCGAGGTGCGGCGGGCGCCCGGCGCCCGAGGCTACGAGACCACGCTCGTCGACCCGCACGTCGACGCGGCCGCCGACGCCTTCGAGGAGGAGGTCGATGCGCTGCTCGACCTCGCCGCGCTGGAGCTGACCGTGCGCCGGCTGGCCGAGGAGATCGCCCGCACCACGCGGCAGGTCAACGGCTTGGAGCACGTGGTCATCCCGCGGCTGCGCGGGGAGGCCCGCCGTATCGCGTTGGCGCTCGACGAACGCGAGCGCGAGGAGATCGCTCGCCTCAAGCGCGCCCGGACGCAGGCGCGGCGGCGGACCCAGGCGCGCTCGCGGAGCAGTCGATGA
- a CDS encoding V-type ATPase 116kDa subunit family protein translates to MLVPMIQLEILGHREQLDDVLRRLQHLRVAEVSQAPGSPSARFEAPDPAAGADAEQRELASLLDRVERLLTLAEPADPSPLLTAPDAVEPSTAELAELVLREENRLAAGLSALEELRAEADALPRSAASLTALLPLVPELAELSDSELAELHLTTIALMLEDPDRSLTGELRAELESTLGRTFLLVAAPVDDTTVGCLLLVPSSATAEVETLLGRDHIARLSLPGAYPLRSLASTVAAMQERLAALPAELAAAERSIRETLAPRLRELRLARGTLTARLERLRAAGQADVGARTFALRTWIPRSRTVAVAGALSGTDRPVVVIKLRARDHAGTPPTLLRNMRVFRPFERLVGFLSWPAQGGLDPTGLMAVVLPLLFGMMVGDIGYGLLLVAAGWGIRRRWGTRSGPADDAGRILVAGGWWSTIFGALFGELFGDFGRSALGMPALWFYRGGPDALEPLLLFVLGVGAAHVVLGLLLGLWTAVRARHAGHAVERLGTLMVLFGLFAVAGVVVGFLPGGLMTPAVAAVVVGIVLASVVHGTLGFLLGPLEIIGTIGNILSYLRLAAVGLASVYLAIVANELARQAPIVLGLLIAVFFHTLNLALAAFSPMVQALRLHYVEFFSKFYEGNGRPFSPLGAGLPAPPASTPPPFDRRRRNRPRLRRSRHRRSRSPVPQPNQPGPDQPLEQEITMEIGLLAIGAGLAVGLAALAAGIAQARIGAAAMGAIAEKPELTGRAILFVALPETTVILGFAVAAMIILLLGG, encoded by the coding sequence GTGCTCGTTCCCATGATCCAGCTGGAGATCCTCGGCCACCGGGAGCAGCTGGACGACGTCCTGCGCCGGCTGCAGCACCTGCGCGTCGCCGAGGTGAGCCAGGCCCCCGGATCGCCGAGCGCACGGTTCGAGGCACCCGATCCAGCGGCCGGGGCCGATGCCGAGCAGCGCGAGCTAGCCAGCCTGCTGGACCGCGTGGAGCGGCTGCTCACCCTGGCGGAACCAGCCGATCCGTCGCCGCTGCTCACCGCGCCCGACGCCGTCGAGCCGTCCACCGCGGAGCTGGCCGAACTCGTCCTCCGCGAGGAGAACCGGTTGGCCGCGGGCCTGTCGGCGCTGGAGGAGCTGCGAGCCGAAGCGGACGCGCTGCCGCGCAGCGCGGCGTCGCTCACCGCGCTGCTGCCGCTCGTGCCCGAGTTGGCCGAGCTCTCCGACAGCGAACTCGCCGAACTGCACCTGACCACCATCGCGCTGATGCTCGAGGACCCCGACAGGTCCCTCACCGGCGAGCTGCGCGCCGAGCTGGAAAGCACCCTCGGCCGGACGTTCCTGCTCGTAGCCGCACCGGTCGACGACACCACCGTCGGCTGCCTCCTGCTCGTGCCCAGCAGCGCCACCGCCGAAGTGGAGACTTTGCTCGGTCGCGACCACATCGCCCGGCTGAGCCTGCCGGGGGCCTACCCCCTCCGGTCCCTCGCCTCGACGGTGGCAGCGATGCAGGAGCGTCTCGCCGCGCTCCCCGCGGAGCTGGCGGCCGCCGAGCGGTCCATCCGCGAAACGCTGGCACCCAGGCTGCGAGAACTGCGCCTGGCGCGCGGCACGCTGACCGCGCGACTGGAACGGCTGCGAGCCGCCGGCCAGGCCGACGTAGGCGCCCGAACGTTCGCGCTCCGCACGTGGATTCCGAGGTCCCGCACCGTGGCGGTGGCCGGCGCCCTCTCCGGGACCGACCGGCCGGTCGTGGTGATCAAACTCCGCGCCAGGGACCACGCCGGAACACCGCCGACGCTGCTGCGCAACATGCGAGTGTTCAGGCCCTTCGAGCGGCTCGTCGGGTTCCTCTCCTGGCCGGCCCAGGGCGGACTGGACCCCACCGGCCTCATGGCGGTGGTCCTCCCGCTGCTCTTCGGAATGATGGTCGGGGACATCGGCTACGGCCTCCTGCTCGTCGCCGCCGGATGGGGCATCCGCCGCCGCTGGGGGACCCGCAGCGGGCCCGCCGACGACGCCGGTCGCATCCTGGTGGCCGGCGGGTGGTGGTCGACGATCTTCGGCGCCCTGTTCGGGGAGCTCTTCGGCGACTTCGGCCGTTCTGCGCTCGGCATGCCGGCGTTGTGGTTCTACCGCGGCGGCCCTGACGCTCTCGAGCCCCTGCTGCTGTTCGTGCTCGGCGTCGGGGCCGCCCATGTCGTTCTCGGCCTGCTGCTCGGCCTGTGGACGGCGGTCCGAGCAAGGCACGCGGGTCATGCCGTCGAACGGCTGGGCACCCTGATGGTGCTCTTCGGCCTCTTCGCCGTCGCCGGCGTCGTCGTGGGGTTCCTGCCGGGTGGCCTGATGACCCCGGCCGTGGCCGCAGTGGTGGTCGGCATCGTGCTCGCCTCGGTGGTGCACGGGACCCTGGGGTTCTTGCTCGGCCCGCTCGAGATCATCGGCACGATCGGCAACATCCTTTCCTACCTTCGGCTGGCCGCAGTCGGCCTGGCTTCGGTGTACCTGGCCATCGTGGCCAACGAGCTGGCCCGTCAGGCGCCGATCGTCCTGGGGCTGCTGATCGCGGTCTTCTTCCACACGCTCAACCTGGCGCTGGCCGCCTTCAGCCCGATGGTCCAGGCGCTGCGGCTGCACTACGTGGAGTTCTTCAGCAAGTTCTACGAGGGCAACGGTCGCCCGTTCTCGCCGCTTGGTGCCGGGCTGCCCGCCCCTCCGGCGAGCACGCCGCCCCCCTTCGACCGGCGGAGGCGGAACCGCCCGCGCCTCCGCCGATCCCGGCACCGGCGCAGCCGGTCGCCGGTGCCGCAGCCGAACCAGCCCGGTCCTGACCAACCCCTAGAACAGGAGATCACCATGGAAATCGGACTGCTCGCCATCGGCGCCGGCCTCGCCGTCGGGCTCGCCGCCCTGGCCGCCGGCATCGCCCAGGCCCGCATCGGCGCCGCGGCGATGGGGGCCATCGCGGAGAAACCGGAACTGACCGGCCGGGCGATCCTGTTCGTCGCGCTGCCCGAGACCACGGTCATCCTGGGCTTCGCCGTCGCCGCGATGATCATCCTGCTGCTCGGCGGCTGA
- a CDS encoding V-type ATP synthase subunit E translates to MSLTDLLRSLDGDAAAELDRVRRAAEDEARRITGEARADADAVRAAALADAQARGTRTANRVLAEARAEAAAHLRTAREQALHQVLERTQDRLAVVRESPGYGGLLTRCLTEALDALAAPVTVRVDPRDGDLARELAARQRGGLEVRPDLETWGGCMVTDAGGRFIDNTLEARLQAAWPGQRAAIAAHWSRPATADGGPPTRGRR, encoded by the coding sequence GTGAGCCTGACCGATCTGCTCCGCTCCCTCGACGGGGACGCTGCGGCCGAACTCGACCGGGTACGTCGAGCGGCCGAGGACGAGGCCCGCCGCATCACCGGCGAGGCGCGGGCCGACGCGGACGCAGTTCGGGCCGCGGCCCTCGCCGACGCCCAGGCACGAGGCACGCGGACCGCGAACCGCGTGCTCGCCGAAGCTCGGGCCGAGGCGGCCGCGCACCTGCGTACCGCCCGGGAGCAGGCCCTGCACCAGGTACTCGAGCGAACGCAGGACCGGTTGGCCGTGGTGCGGGAGAGCCCCGGCTACGGCGGGCTGCTGACCCGGTGCCTCACCGAGGCTCTCGATGCCCTTGCCGCGCCGGTCACCGTACGGGTGGACCCCCGGGACGGCGATCTCGCCCGGGAGCTAGCCGCCAGACAGCGGGGCGGGCTGGAGGTGCGACCGGACCTCGAGACCTGGGGCGGCTGCATGGTGACCGACGCCGGTGGCCGGTTCATCGACAACACCCTCGAGGCGCGGCTGCAGGCCGCCTGGCCCGGCCAGCGGGCGGCCATCGCCGCGCACTGGTCCCGCCCCGCCACAGCCGACGGCGGACCTCCGACACGAGGTCGGCGATGA
- a CDS encoding V0D/AC39 family V-type ATPase subunit codes for MRRPDFVMGNTRLRARRAALLDREQVARLAGEDLTGLAAHLRATVYGPLLAPGPVSRQALLAAVEERRRHALRGVGDVYRGEAGQVVGALLARYDLADTLTLLRGAAHDLPDDEVLAALHGVGALTPAAARHVVAEEAEAVVHRLAAARLPDPETATAAQQAWDRYLLHDDLAELEAAVARVAMARSERLLSEAGLPVAPLRRFLAAERDAANLLAALRVSQNGSDPADMRAHLLPPGAIPTRTLVAVGGGSDPIAAAPPPGGPNSPGPSTPAT; via the coding sequence ATGAGGCGTCCGGATTTCGTCATGGGCAACACCCGGCTCCGGGCCCGCCGGGCAGCCCTGCTCGACCGCGAGCAGGTCGCCCGGCTGGCCGGAGAGGACCTCACCGGCCTAGCGGCACACCTACGGGCCACGGTGTACGGGCCCCTCCTCGCCCCCGGCCCGGTCAGCCGCCAGGCGCTACTGGCCGCAGTCGAAGAACGTCGACGGCACGCGCTGCGAGGCGTGGGCGACGTGTACCGCGGTGAGGCCGGGCAAGTGGTCGGCGCGCTGCTGGCCCGCTACGACCTGGCCGACACCCTGACGCTGCTCCGCGGGGCGGCGCACGACCTGCCCGACGACGAGGTGCTGGCCGCCCTGCACGGTGTCGGCGCTCTGACCCCGGCAGCCGCCCGACACGTCGTGGCCGAGGAAGCTGAGGCGGTCGTGCACCGGCTGGCCGCCGCGCGGTTGCCCGATCCGGAAACCGCCACGGCGGCACAGCAGGCTTGGGACCGCTACCTGCTGCACGACGATCTCGCCGAGTTGGAGGCGGCGGTCGCCCGGGTCGCCATGGCCCGGAGCGAGCGGTTGCTGTCCGAGGCTGGTCTGCCGGTGGCCCCGCTGCGTCGATTTCTTGCCGCGGAGCGGGACGCGGCCAACCTGCTGGCGGCGCTGCGCGTGAGCCAGAACGGCTCCGACCCAGCCGACATGCGGGCACACCTGCTTCCTCCCGGGGCCATTCCGACTCGGACCCTGGTGGCCGTCGGCGGCGGCAGCGACCCGATTGCTGCCGCGCCGCCGCCTGGCGGTCCGAACTCACCCGGGCCGTCAACACCGGCGACCTGA
- a CDS encoding V-type ATP synthase subunit F: protein MAIPLAYVAAVEEEALALRRLVTQAPAGEPAPPSVPSVGAGTGRSAPVPASAPPEGWPGDLLAIVPDETAAGFRLAGTRTVAERDPAVVRELVDAELTGGFGGVIAVAERTWAALPASVRTEWAASTVPLIIPLPVEDDTAAGSRRARMQELLARSVGYEITFTPEGDRT from the coding sequence GTGGCGATCCCCCTGGCTTACGTCGCCGCGGTCGAGGAGGAGGCCCTCGCCCTCCGCCGGCTGGTGACCCAGGCTCCCGCCGGCGAACCGGCGCCCCCATCGGTTCCCTCCGTCGGGGCTGGAACGGGCAGGAGCGCTCCGGTGCCGGCGTCCGCGCCGCCGGAGGGGTGGCCCGGCGACTTGCTGGCGATCGTCCCGGACGAGACCGCGGCCGGTTTCCGGCTGGCCGGCACCCGGACCGTCGCCGAGCGCGATCCCGCCGTCGTCCGAGAACTGGTCGACGCCGAGCTCACCGGCGGTTTCGGCGGGGTGATCGCCGTCGCGGAACGGACCTGGGCCGCGCTCCCGGCATCCGTCCGCACGGAGTGGGCAGCCAGCACCGTCCCCCTGATCATCCCACTACCCGTCGAGGACGACACCGCGGCCGGGTCACGGCGGGCGCGCATGCAGGAGCTACTGGCCCGCTCCGTGGGCTACGAGATCACGTTCACGCCCGAAGGAGACCGGACATGA
- a CDS encoding V-type ATP synthase subunit A has translation MTADIAPAIEEVRAHLGRLERISGPVVTAVGLPGVRLFDVVRVGSEGLPGEAIRIDGDAVTVQVFEDTTGLKVGDPVVSTGAPLLAELGPGLLGSIVDGTGRPLTELAGAGPDGGVARPFIARGADPPRLDRTRHWDFRPAVTPGQRVGPGDVLGTVAETPALEHRVLVPPGAGGVVTAVQAGPATVTDAVVHIDGRPLPMLRRWPVRDPRPVRARLSLDRPLVTGQRVLDVLFPVAAGGSAIIPGGFGTGKTMTEQALAKHASADVVVYVGCGERGNELTEVLQEFPELVDPRSGAPLMQRTVLVANTSNMPVAAREASIYIGITYAEYFRDQGYDVALMADSTSRWGEALREVSTRLEEIPAEDGYPAYLASRLASFYERSGRVVCLGGSGDDGDRTGSVTVIGAVSPAGGDFSEPITQNSLRLAGAFWGLDTALARQRHYPAVNWTRSFSQYDVVGWFDREVAPDWSQLRAWALALLQQEGSLQDVVQLLGVEALAPEQRVVLRTGRLLREAFLQQSSFDERDASCPPAKSAAMLRALRVAHTAMTVALARGADPAALVASPALGQLTGMKQWTAEEAVTEAPMLAARVRTALEATR, from the coding sequence ATGACCGCCGACATCGCACCGGCAATCGAAGAGGTTCGGGCGCACCTCGGCCGACTGGAACGCATCTCCGGTCCCGTCGTCACCGCCGTCGGGCTGCCCGGCGTCCGGCTCTTCGACGTGGTGCGTGTCGGCTCCGAGGGGCTGCCCGGAGAGGCGATCCGCATCGACGGCGACGCGGTCACCGTGCAGGTGTTCGAGGACACCACCGGACTGAAGGTGGGCGACCCCGTGGTGTCCACCGGTGCCCCACTGCTGGCCGAGCTGGGGCCGGGGCTGCTCGGCAGCATCGTGGACGGCACCGGCCGGCCGCTGACCGAGCTGGCCGGCGCCGGCCCGGACGGCGGCGTCGCGCGGCCGTTCATCGCGCGGGGCGCCGACCCGCCGCGCCTGGATCGCACGCGGCACTGGGACTTCCGCCCGGCGGTGACCCCGGGTCAGCGGGTCGGTCCGGGCGACGTGCTGGGCACCGTGGCGGAGACACCGGCACTGGAGCACCGGGTACTCGTCCCGCCCGGGGCGGGGGGCGTGGTCACCGCCGTGCAGGCAGGTCCGGCCACGGTCACCGACGCAGTGGTGCACATCGACGGGCGACCGCTGCCCATGCTGCGGCGGTGGCCCGTGCGCGACCCGCGGCCGGTGCGCGCACGGCTTTCCCTGGACCGGCCACTGGTGACCGGGCAGCGGGTGCTCGACGTGCTGTTCCCGGTGGCCGCCGGCGGTAGCGCGATCATTCCCGGCGGGTTCGGCACCGGGAAGACGATGACCGAGCAGGCGCTGGCCAAGCACGCATCGGCCGATGTCGTCGTCTACGTCGGCTGCGGCGAGCGGGGCAACGAGCTGACCGAGGTACTCCAGGAGTTCCCCGAGCTGGTCGACCCCCGCAGCGGGGCGCCGCTGATGCAGCGGACGGTGCTCGTCGCCAACACCAGCAACATGCCCGTTGCCGCCCGCGAGGCCAGCATCTACATCGGCATCACCTACGCCGAGTATTTCCGCGACCAGGGCTACGACGTGGCCCTCATGGCCGACAGCACCAGCCGATGGGGCGAGGCGCTGCGGGAGGTGTCGACCCGGCTGGAGGAGATCCCCGCCGAGGACGGCTACCCCGCCTACCTGGCCTCCCGGCTGGCCAGCTTCTACGAGCGCTCCGGGCGGGTGGTGTGCCTGGGCGGCTCCGGCGATGACGGTGACCGCACCGGCTCGGTGACCGTCATCGGCGCGGTGTCCCCGGCCGGAGGCGACTTCTCCGAGCCGATCACCCAGAACAGCCTGCGGCTGGCCGGCGCCTTCTGGGGCCTGGACACCGCCCTGGCCCGCCAGCGGCACTACCCGGCCGTCAACTGGACCCGCAGCTTCTCCCAGTACGACGTCGTCGGCTGGTTCGACCGCGAGGTGGCCCCCGACTGGTCGCAGCTGCGCGCGTGGGCCCTCGCGCTGCTCCAGCAGGAAGGCTCCCTGCAGGACGTCGTCCAGCTGCTCGGCGTGGAGGCGCTGGCCCCCGAGCAACGCGTGGTGCTGCGCACCGGCCGGCTGCTCAGGGAGGCCTTCCTGCAGCAGTCGTCCTTCGACGAGCGTGACGCCAGCTGCCCGCCGGCCAAGTCGGCGGCCATGCTTCGGGCGCTGCGCGTCGCCCACACGGCCATGACCGTGGCCCTCGCCCGCGGCGCGGACCCGGCTGCGCTGGTCGCATCGCCGGCGCTCGGGCAACTCACCGGCATGAAGCAGTGGACGGCCGAGGAGGCCGTCACCGAGGCACCCATGCTCGCCGCCCGGGTGCGGACCGCTCTGGAGGCAACACGATGA
- the istB gene encoding IS21-like element helper ATPase IstB translates to MTATAPAPLPADLEGGLRRLKLAAMRSLAPELLTTAKTQRWAPEELLRALVEAEIGARDASNTRLRLKAAGFPMLKTIEEFDLTASSIPAPTWAYLTSLEWIRARENLCLVGPAGTGKSHTLLALSHAAVLAGHRVRYFTAADLVENLYRGLADNSVGRVIDTLLRNDLIIVDEVGFAPLDDTGTQLLFRFVAAAYERRALGIGSHWAFDQWGRFLPEHTTAVSLLDRLLHHSVVIATDGESYRMRQARTRGGDRPTTR, encoded by the coding sequence ATGACCGCCACCGCACCGGCGCCGCTGCCGGCCGACCTGGAGGGCGGGCTGCGCCGGCTCAAGCTCGCCGCGATGCGCTCACTTGCCCCCGAGCTGCTGACCACCGCCAAGACCCAGCGCTGGGCACCGGAAGAGTTGCTTCGCGCCCTGGTCGAGGCCGAGATCGGCGCCCGGGACGCCTCCAACACCCGGCTGCGGCTGAAGGCCGCCGGCTTCCCGATGCTCAAGACGATCGAGGAGTTCGACCTGACCGCGAGCAGCATCCCCGCTCCGACCTGGGCCTACCTGACCAGCCTGGAGTGGATCCGCGCTCGGGAGAACCTCTGCCTGGTCGGCCCGGCCGGCACCGGCAAGAGCCACACCCTGCTCGCCCTCAGCCACGCCGCCGTGCTCGCCGGGCACCGAGTCCGCTACTTCACCGCCGCCGACCTGGTCGAGAACCTCTACCGCGGCCTGGCCGACAACAGCGTCGGCCGGGTCATCGACACACTGCTGCGCAACGACCTGATCATCGTCGACGAGGTCGGCTTCGCGCCGCTGGACGACACCGGCACCCAGCTGCTGTTCCGGTTCGTCGCCGCCGCCTACGAACGCCGCGCTCTGGGCATCGGCTCGCACTGGGCCTTCGACCAGTGGGGCCGGTTCCTGCCCGAGCACACCACCGCCGTCAGCCTGCTCGACCGGTTGCTGCACCACAGCGTCGTCATCGCCACCGACGGCGAGTCCTACCGGATGCGCCAAGCCCGCACCCGAGGAGGTGACCGCCCCACCACACGCTGA
- the istA gene encoding IS21 family transposase translates to MKSARDELDVITAYREVGSYRGAAAICGTTHKTVKRIIERHEAGGQRPVRPPRPANYEVVRDLVAGTVKKTHGRISAKRLLPTARAAGYEGSARNFRRLIAAEKKAWRQANARSRRPAVWAPGEVLAIDWGTLGGLHVFCAVLAFSRVRFVRFATDERAETTLGLLAECFEVLGGVPKVVLADRMGCLKGGVVADVVVPTPDYVRFAAHYRFRPDFCRAADPASKGIVENLVGYAKTDLMIPQAPFADLTAANAAAAAWCDEVNGVVHSEIAAIPAARLETERELLGAMPSLRPSIGRTTLRKVDKLSCVRFSSARYSVPTALIGTQVALLAADGRLTVVVPGTGEVAADHALVAPGEASVLDEHYGGPRRAPQRAARPRTAAEKAFCALGPVAEQWLVGAAAAGNTRLGPELVELAALEASHGREALTAALGRAVAFGRWRAADVRSILAAGAGVADVRPAGEALVIPLPATATRPLAAYSLDSLRGGDHSTDGSAAATGAGA, encoded by the coding sequence TTGAAGTCTGCGAGGGATGAGTTGGACGTCATCACCGCCTACCGCGAGGTGGGCAGCTACCGGGGAGCGGCCGCGATCTGCGGCACCACCCACAAGACGGTGAAGCGGATCATCGAACGGCACGAGGCCGGCGGGCAGCGCCCGGTCCGGCCGCCGCGGCCGGCGAACTATGAGGTCGTGCGCGATCTGGTGGCCGGCACGGTCAAGAAGACGCACGGGCGGATCAGCGCCAAGCGGCTGCTGCCGACGGCGCGGGCGGCCGGGTATGAGGGGTCGGCGCGCAACTTCCGGCGGCTGATCGCGGCCGAGAAGAAGGCGTGGCGGCAGGCCAACGCCCGCAGCCGCCGGCCGGCGGTGTGGGCGCCGGGTGAGGTGCTGGCCATCGACTGGGGCACCCTCGGCGGGCTGCACGTGTTCTGCGCGGTGCTGGCGTTCTCCCGGGTTCGGTTCGTCCGCTTCGCCACCGACGAGCGCGCCGAGACCACCCTGGGGCTGCTAGCCGAGTGCTTCGAGGTCCTCGGCGGGGTGCCGAAGGTGGTGCTGGCCGACCGGATGGGCTGCCTGAAGGGCGGCGTGGTCGCCGACGTGGTGGTGCCGACCCCGGACTACGTGCGGTTCGCCGCGCACTACCGGTTCCGTCCGGACTTCTGTCGGGCCGCCGATCCGGCCAGCAAGGGCATCGTGGAGAACCTGGTCGGCTACGCCAAGACCGACCTGATGATCCCGCAGGCCCCGTTCGCCGACCTGACCGCGGCGAACGCGGCGGCGGCCGCCTGGTGCGACGAGGTCAACGGCGTCGTGCACTCGGAGATCGCCGCGATCCCGGCGGCTCGGCTGGAGACCGAACGGGAACTGCTGGGCGCGATGCCCTCGCTGCGGCCCAGCATCGGACGCACGACGCTGCGCAAGGTCGACAAGCTGTCCTGCGTGCGGTTCTCCTCGGCTCGCTACTCGGTGCCGACCGCGCTGATCGGCACCCAGGTCGCACTGCTGGCCGCCGACGGCCGACTCACCGTGGTGGTGCCGGGCACCGGTGAGGTCGCCGCCGATCACGCCCTCGTCGCGCCGGGCGAGGCCAGCGTGCTGGATGAGCACTACGGCGGCCCCCGCCGGGCACCGCAGCGGGCGGCCCGCCCGAGGACGGCGGCGGAGAAGGCGTTCTGCGCCCTCGGCCCGGTCGCCGAGCAGTGGCTGGTCGGCGCCGCCGCGGCCGGCAACACCCGCCTCGGCCCCGAACTGGTCGAGCTGGCCGCCCTCGAGGCCTCCCACGGCCGCGAGGCGCTGACCGCCGCGCTCGGTCGAGCGGTCGCCTTCGGCCGCTGGCGCGCCGCCGACGTGCGTTCGATCCTGGCCGCCGGCGCCGGAGTCGCCGATGTCCGCCCCGCCGGGGAAGCCCTGGTCATCCCGCTGCCAGCCACGGCCACCCGGCCGCTGGCCGCCTACTCCCTGGACAGCCTGCGCGGCGGGGACCACTCCACTGACGGCTCGGCCGCGGCCACCGGGGCGGGGGCATGA
- a CDS encoding GreA/GreB family elongation factor — translation MPLLVVVAPGQGTQHGRLQGGRQKSEAPPVAAATARVHTTLQQAGVTVRTSLAILHASVNPVHQRKHAADVAVRTAARLQADLVSEKSVGLELDHPLLTPGGALLLEKRLERCRTELADLITGGHGSKALEITTLIWDELRGLEAVLLSARILAHRGSLPWVELGSRVRVETPEGELTVLIVHPIEAVLDAERISSLSPLAQALLGRCAGEMAEVAAPCGHYRVRILAVGAGEPTARGRGRTLDPVRR, via the coding sequence GTGCCGCTGCTCGTCGTCGTGGCACCGGGCCAGGGCACCCAGCACGGCCGCCTCCAGGGTGGGCGGCAGAAGAGCGAGGCGCCGCCCGTGGCGGCGGCAACCGCTCGTGTGCACACGACCCTTCAGCAGGCAGGCGTGACGGTGAGGACGAGCCTCGCCATCCTCCACGCCTCGGTCAACCCGGTCCACCAGCGGAAGCATGCGGCCGACGTGGCGGTCCGCACGGCAGCACGGCTGCAAGCGGACCTGGTGTCTGAGAAGTCCGTCGGGCTGGAGCTAGATCATCCGTTGCTCACGCCGGGAGGCGCCCTGCTTCTGGAAAAACGCCTCGAGCGCTGCCGCACGGAGCTTGCCGACCTCATCACAGGTGGGCATGGAAGTAAGGCACTCGAGATCACGACGCTCATCTGGGACGAACTGCGCGGATTGGAGGCCGTCCTGCTTTCCGCCAGGATCCTCGCTCACCGAGGTTCCCTCCCGTGGGTCGAGCTGGGCAGTCGAGTTCGGGTGGAGACTCCAGAAGGCGAGTTGACGGTGTTGATCGTTCATCCGATCGAGGCAGTCTTGGACGCCGAGCGCATCTCGAGCCTCAGTCCGTTGGCCCAGGCCCTTCTCGGTCGCTGCGCCGGTGAGATGGCCGAGGTGGCCGCGCCATGCGGTCACTACCGCGTCCGAATCCTGGCCGTGGGCGCCGGCGAGCCGACGGCGAGAGGGCGTGGGCGCACTCTCGATCCTGTCAGGCGGTGA
- a CDS encoding oxamate carbamoyltransferase subunit AllG family protein has product MTRTSTAKRSAAPASGPRAGPVHRAAIASARGVLDASIGAENATPVTAMAYNGVESMPRVAGRGDRWFTALTGSAEPAGFGAEDASPELGGPAIIWTLGSGGFAMTASPVTNRLIRGTPDDALATAQAIRRIRLTPHRAPLPPSLDFVGSPSGVDVLEVLDTGIVTDPRGVFAHVVQALTEARDAR; this is encoded by the coding sequence ATGACCAGGACCTCGACGGCGAAGCGATCCGCGGCACCGGCATCGGGCCCCAGGGCGGGCCCCGTCCACCGCGCCGCAATTGCTTCGGCCAGGGGAGTCCTGGACGCTTCGATCGGCGCGGAGAACGCCACCCCGGTCACCGCCATGGCGTACAACGGCGTGGAGTCCATGCCGCGGGTGGCCGGCCGGGGCGATCGCTGGTTCACAGCTCTCACAGGTTCCGCCGAGCCTGCGGGCTTCGGCGCCGAGGACGCCAGCCCCGAGCTGGGCGGCCCGGCGATCATCTGGACCCTCGGCAGCGGCGGCTTCGCGATGACCGCCTCCCCCGTCACCAACAGGCTCATCCGCGGCACACCCGACGATGCGCTGGCCACGGCCCAGGCGATTCGGCGCATCAGGCTGACGCCGCACCGGGCCCCGCTGCCGCCGTCCCTGGACTTCGTGGGCAGCCCGAGCGGCGTCGACGTGCTCGAGGTGCTCGACACCGGCATCGTCACCGATCCGCGAGGGGTGTTCGCACACGTCGTACAGGCCCTGACCGAGGCGCGGGACGCCCGATGA